From one Terriglobia bacterium genomic stretch:
- a CDS encoding purine-nucleoside phosphorylase: MSTAVERKEDQLDEYTRAKQAADFVLARLAERPALGLPKVAVVLGSGLGDFANDLKDALIVPYETIPNYPRSTAIGHAGRLVVGKLGEVTVAAMQGRVHQYEGYTAKQAAFPVRVFGLMGLKAIVLTNAAGGINKSYGQGALVLLSDHLNLQGANPLTGANDERFGLRFHDMSDAYSKRYREIAHDEARRLQIELFEGVYAALSGPSYETPAEIRYLRIIGADLVGMSTVPEVIVARHMGLTVLAVSCVTNMAAGMLDQPINHEEVLEVGARVRGKFLALLTAVIPRIAATV; this comes from the coding sequence ATGAGCACTGCCGTGGAACGCAAAGAAGATCAACTCGACGAATACACTCGCGCGAAGCAGGCTGCGGACTTCGTGCTGGCGCGCTTGGCCGAGCGGCCCGCATTGGGCCTGCCGAAAGTCGCGGTCGTGCTGGGCTCCGGACTTGGTGACTTCGCGAACGACCTCAAGGATGCACTGATTGTCCCGTACGAGACGATCCCGAATTATCCGCGGTCGACTGCGATCGGTCACGCCGGGCGCCTGGTCGTCGGTAAACTCGGAGAGGTAACGGTCGCGGCGATGCAGGGCCGGGTTCACCAGTATGAAGGCTATACGGCGAAGCAGGCGGCGTTTCCGGTGCGCGTGTTCGGCTTGATGGGGCTCAAGGCAATTGTCCTGACGAACGCTGCCGGTGGCATCAACAAAAGCTATGGCCAGGGCGCGCTGGTACTGTTGAGCGATCACCTTAATCTGCAAGGGGCGAATCCACTGACTGGCGCGAATGACGAACGCTTCGGGTTGCGCTTTCACGACATGAGTGATGCCTACAGCAAACGTTATCGTGAGATCGCGCACGACGAGGCTCGCCGCCTGCAGATTGAGCTGTTTGAAGGTGTGTATGCTGCACTATCCGGTCCAAGTTACGAGACCCCGGCGGAGATTCGGTACTTGCGGATCATCGGTGCCGACCTGGTGGGAATGTCGACGGTACCGGAGGTAATCGTGGCGCGGCACATGGGGCTCACTGTGCTCGCGGTCTCCTGCGTTACCAATATGGCCGCGGGAATGTTAGATCAGCCGATCAATCACGAAGAAGTATTGGAAGTTGGCGCAAGAGTGCGCGGCAAATTCCTGGCGTTGTTGACCGCAGTGATTCCGCGCATTGCCGCGACTGTTTAG
- the udk gene encoding uridine kinase → MTPYLIGIAGPSGAGKSYLAEHVASELGGAAIFRLDSYYHDLRHLSLVQRAHQNFDCPDSLDSALLTENLRDLTKGKSIEKPLYDFTIHSRRKETERVDPQSYIIVEGLFALYWEEVRKLEGTKVYVDLRDTTCLERRIDRDIRERGRTRESVLEQYSTTVLPMAREFVYPSCAYADIVVCGDDDIQREVSLVIEHVRKNAVTRI, encoded by the coding sequence CTGACTCCATACCTCATCGGAATTGCCGGGCCATCCGGCGCTGGAAAGAGTTACCTCGCCGAGCATGTTGCCAGCGAACTCGGCGGTGCTGCCATTTTCCGGCTCGATTCTTACTACCACGATCTCCGCCACCTGTCTCTCGTCCAGCGTGCACACCAGAACTTCGATTGCCCCGATTCGCTCGATTCCGCGCTGCTGACAGAGAACCTTCGCGATCTCACCAAGGGCAAGTCGATCGAGAAGCCGCTTTACGACTTCACGATCCACTCGCGCAGGAAGGAGACGGAGCGGGTGGACCCGCAGTCCTACATCATCGTCGAGGGATTATTCGCACTTTACTGGGAAGAAGTCCGCAAACTCGAGGGCACGAAGGTGTATGTAGATCTGCGTGACACGACCTGCCTGGAGCGGAGAATCGACCGCGATATCCGCGAGCGCGGCCGAACGCGCGAAAGCGTGCTCGAGCAGTACTCGACTACGGTTCTTCCCATGGCCAGGGAGTTCGTCTATCCTTCGTGCGCTTACGCCGATATCGTTGTTTGCGGTGATGACGACATTCAACGCGAGGTGTCGCTCGTCATTGAACATGTCCGTAAGAACGCTGTCACCAGAATTTAA